From a single Ischnura elegans chromosome 7, ioIscEleg1.1, whole genome shotgun sequence genomic region:
- the LOC124162710 gene encoding uncharacterized protein LOC124162710, with translation MYFTRIHESTISLIVPEVCQSIYQNLKGRYIRIPRTPRQWEEVSQKFGTMWDFPMCLGAMDGKHIVFRPPAVDGSYYYNYKGTYSIELLAVVDAEYKFLYIDVGVSVIIQSSLVLLDFSARAME, from the exons ATGTACTTCACCAGAATTCATGAGAGTACAATAAGCTTAATTGTTCCGGAGGTATGCCAAAGTATTTACCAGAATTTGAAGGGGCGGTACATTCGG ATTCCGAGGACCCCTCGGCAATGGGAAGAAGTCTCCCAGAAATTCGGAACCATGTGGGATTTCCCTATGTGTTTGGGTGCCATGGACGGAAAACACATAGTATTTCGACCTCCAGCAGTTGACGGCTCATACTATTACAACTACAAAGGCACTTATTCCATAGAGCTACTGGCCGTGGTGGACGCGGAATACAAATTCCTGTACATTGATGTAGGG gtAAGCGTAATCATTCAATCTTCCCTGGTACTTCTGGATTTTTCAGCTCGGGCGATGGAATAA
- the LOC124162856 gene encoding flocculation protein FLO11-like, translated as MDTFNAASTPSTAVPATAVETVTLSITTMPSASVPTVATTSASVPTVTAISASVSTAIATSASAPTAATSSPTTMQSIAAPSATAVQTIFYDSSIVQDSSTDAVASFSNVPDFSIDAFDSFSDVADFSTHDVASFSASNDRKGSPSASTSMGSLAASSPPSMLAPSVSVFILFYKLF; from the exons ATGGACACCTTCAACGCTGCCTCCACCCCATCCACAGCTGTGCCAGCTACCGCCGTGGAAACCGTCACCCTGTCAATCACCACCATGCCGTCTGCCTCCGTTCCAACTGTCGCCACCACATCAGCCAGCGTTCCAACTGTCACCGCCATTTCAGCCAGCGTTTCAACTGCCATCGCAACGTCTGCCAGCGCTCCAACTGCCGCAACCAGCTCACCTACCACCATGCAATCCATTGCCGCACCGTCTGCCACCGCTGTGCAAACCATCTTCTATGACTCATCTATCGTCCAGGATTCCTCTACTGATGCTGTTGCTTCCTTCTCCAACGTCCCGGATTTCTCCATTGATGCTTTCGACTCCTTCTCCGACGTTGCAGATTTCTCCACACATGATGTTGCCTCCTTCTCTGCCTCCAATGATAGGAAGGGTTCTCCATCTGCATCCACGTCAATGGG gtCACTAGCCGCTTCTTCTCCACCATCCATGCTCGCTCCTTCAGTTAgtgtttttatacttttttataagCTATTTTAA